A single region of the Enterococcus mundtii genome encodes:
- the fni gene encoding type 2 isopentenyl-diphosphate Delta-isomerase gives MNRKDEHVSLAKAFHNKQINEFDFVRLVHHPLPQSKVDEVSLKTEVAGFTLSSPFYINAMTGGSEKTKKINHDLAQIAKSAGLMVATGSVSAALKDPSLANSYTVMRDVYPEGKILANVGAGTSVARAQEAVALFQADALQIHLNAPQELVMPEGDRDFSQWKELISEIQQTLDVPVIVKEVGFGMTRETIIELSELGIKTIDVSGRSGTSFTQIENARRKKRELAYLTDWGQSTVSSLLEANEANTAAEIIASGGIRNAYDIFKALCLGANAVGISGTILTHYMTHGIEETIALMAQWQEELRMLYAMVGATKTSDLTKQSLIFSGPVKEWCEARDIPLSKYGRRK, from the coding sequence ATGAATCGAAAAGATGAACATGTATCATTAGCTAAAGCATTTCACAACAAACAAATAAATGAATTTGACTTCGTTCGACTTGTCCATCATCCACTTCCACAAAGCAAGGTCGATGAAGTGTCTTTGAAGACAGAAGTTGCAGGTTTTACTCTTTCTAGTCCTTTCTATATCAATGCCATGACTGGCGGTAGTGAAAAAACAAAAAAGATCAATCATGACCTTGCACAGATTGCTAAAAGTGCTGGATTGATGGTTGCTACCGGTTCTGTCAGCGCCGCCTTGAAAGATCCTTCCTTGGCAAATTCTTATACGGTGATGCGAGATGTCTATCCTGAAGGGAAGATTTTAGCGAATGTCGGTGCTGGTACTTCTGTCGCACGTGCCCAAGAAGCTGTAGCACTCTTCCAAGCGGATGCGTTACAGATCCATTTAAATGCACCACAAGAATTAGTCATGCCTGAAGGGGATCGCGATTTTTCGCAGTGGAAAGAACTGATCTCAGAAATCCAACAAACTCTTGATGTGCCAGTGATCGTAAAAGAAGTGGGCTTTGGGATGACGAGGGAGACCATCATTGAACTGTCTGAACTAGGTATCAAGACGATTGACGTCAGTGGACGTAGCGGAACAAGCTTCACACAAATCGAAAATGCTCGTCGTAAAAAACGTGAATTGGCTTATTTGACGGATTGGGGGCAATCTACTGTGTCCTCCTTACTTGAAGCGAACGAAGCAAATACAGCCGCCGAAATCATTGCTTCGGGTGGCATACGAAATGCTTATGATATCTTTAAAGCATTGTGTCTTGGTGCGAACGCTGTAGGGATTTCCGGAACGATCTTGACGCACTACATGACACACGGGATTGAGGAGACGATTGCTCTTATGGCACAGTGGCAAGAAGAACTACGAATGCTCTATGCTATGGTCGGTGCAACAAAAACAAGTGATTTAACCAAACAATCCTTGATTTTTTCTGGCCCGGTCAAAGAATGGTGCGAAGCCAGAGACATCCCATTATCAAAATATGGTCGGCGCAAATAA
- a CDS encoding gluconate 5-dehydrogenase: protein MSFNMDMFRLDNKVALITGAVYGIGFEIARSLAEAGATIVFNNLTQESVDEGIANYKEIGIEAKGYVCDVTDESAVQAMVKQIKSEVGPIDILVNNAGIIKRTPMIEMDVADFRQVIDVDLNAPFIMSKAVIPDMIEKGGGKIINICSMMSELGRETVSAYAAAKGGLKMLTKNIASEYGQYNIQCNGIGPGYIATSQTAPLRETQENGERHPFDQFIVGRTPAARWGDPIDLAGPSVFLASSASDFVNGHILYVDGGILAYIGKQP, encoded by the coding sequence ATGTCATTCAATATGGATATGTTTCGCTTAGACAATAAAGTCGCTTTAATCACCGGTGCGGTATACGGAATCGGTTTTGAGATTGCTCGCTCATTAGCAGAAGCTGGAGCAACGATCGTCTTCAATAATTTAACTCAGGAATCAGTAGATGAAGGGATTGCCAACTACAAAGAAATTGGCATTGAAGCAAAAGGCTATGTTTGTGATGTGACGGATGAGTCAGCAGTACAAGCAATGGTCAAACAAATCAAATCAGAAGTTGGTCCAATCGATATTTTGGTCAACAATGCAGGCATCATCAAACGTACACCAATGATCGAAATGGATGTGGCGGATTTCCGTCAAGTCATCGACGTAGACTTGAACGCACCATTTATCATGTCGAAAGCAGTCATCCCAGATATGATTGAAAAAGGTGGTGGGAAAATCATCAATATTTGTTCAATGATGAGTGAACTTGGCCGTGAGACAGTAAGTGCCTATGCTGCTGCTAAAGGCGGATTAAAAATGTTGACGAAAAACATTGCTTCAGAATATGGTCAGTACAACATTCAATGTAATGGGATCGGACCTGGCTATATCGCGACGTCGCAAACAGCGCCATTAAGAGAAACACAAGAAAACGGGGAGCGTCATCCATTTGACCAATTTATCGTTGGCCGTACACCAGCCGCTCGTTGGGGTGATCCAATCGACTTAGCTGGACCATCTGTCTTCTTAGCATCAAGTGCGTCTGATTTTGTTAACGGACATATCTTGTATGTAGATGGCGGTATCTTAGCTTATATCGGAAAACAACCATAA
- a CDS encoding TRAP transporter large permease, with translation MALEAGAILFFVFVFLLIVGMPIAISIAFSSMLTLLLVIPFDVAAFSSAQKMVGSINSFSLIAIPFFVFSGIIMNHGGIAKKLVDFAMLFVGRIPGSLAHTNVLGNALFGSISSSAIATSTAIGGVLIPQQVEEGYDRKFATAVNIASAPTGMVIPPSTAFIMYSLVAGGASISALFMGGYLVGALWSLGIMLVAFVVAKKNKYPTVPKGQGKQVGKVLKEAIPSLALIVIIIGGILTGFFTAIEASAIAVLYSLLISMFFYKTVKLQDIPKMLVQSVAMSGTIMFLLATSSMMSFAMAFTGIPQAISSLIIGVTDNRFIILLLINIILLLVGMFMDVAPAILIFTPIFLPIATSVGVDPVHYGLFSIMNLCVGSITPPVGTGLYVGASVGGVKAEAMLKPLLPFYGVILTVLLLITYFPKIVMWLPDLLG, from the coding sequence ATGGCTTTAGAAGCAGGTGCAATTTTATTTTTTGTTTTTGTCTTTTTATTGATTGTTGGAATGCCCATTGCAATCAGTATCGCTTTTTCATCGATGCTCACGTTGTTATTAGTGATTCCCTTTGATGTCGCAGCGTTTAGTTCTGCGCAAAAAATGGTCGGGAGTATCAATAGTTTCTCATTGATTGCCATTCCATTTTTCGTTTTTTCAGGAATCATTATGAACCATGGTGGGATTGCTAAAAAATTAGTTGATTTTGCTATGTTGTTTGTTGGTCGGATCCCTGGGTCTTTGGCCCATACGAATGTTTTAGGAAACGCATTGTTCGGCTCAATCTCCAGTTCGGCGATTGCTACTTCGACAGCGATTGGGGGCGTGCTGATTCCGCAACAAGTCGAAGAAGGGTACGATCGTAAATTTGCGACAGCAGTCAATATTGCTTCGGCACCTACAGGGATGGTGATCCCACCAAGTACAGCATTTATCATGTATTCTTTAGTTGCCGGAGGCGCTTCGATCTCAGCTCTATTTATGGGTGGCTATTTAGTGGGAGCTTTGTGGTCGTTAGGAATCATGCTCGTTGCATTTGTAGTGGCGAAGAAAAATAAATATCCGACAGTACCAAAAGGACAAGGGAAGCAAGTCGGAAAAGTGTTAAAAGAAGCAATCCCAAGTTTAGCTTTGATCGTTATCATCATTGGTGGTATTTTAACAGGATTCTTCACAGCTATCGAAGCATCTGCGATTGCGGTATTGTATTCTTTATTGATCTCCATGTTCTTCTACAAGACAGTGAAACTACAAGATATACCAAAGATGTTGGTACAATCCGTGGCGATGTCGGGAACGATCATGTTTTTATTAGCGACGTCTTCCATGATGTCATTCGCTATGGCATTTACTGGGATACCTCAAGCAATCAGCAGTCTGATCATTGGAGTCACTGATAATCGCTTCATTATTTTATTATTGATCAATATCATTTTGTTACTTGTTGGGATGTTTATGGATGTCGCGCCAGCGATTTTGATTTTTACGCCGATTTTCTTGCCGATCGCGACAAGTGTTGGTGTCGATCCAGTCCACTATGGCTTATTTTCGATCATGAATCTTTGTGTCGGTTCCATTACCCCACCAGTAGGTACCGGACTATATGTAGGAGCGAGTGTTGGTGGAGTTAAAGCAGAAGCAATGTTGAAGCCGCTGTTACCATTTTACGGTGTCATATTAACAGTTTTATTGTTGATTACGTATTTCCCCAAAATCGTGATGTGGTTACCGGATCTATTAGGATAA
- a CDS encoding bifunctional 4-hydroxy-2-oxoglutarate aldolase/2-dehydro-3-deoxy-phosphogluconate aldolase gives MKKMDILSRLKQAGVIAVVRGATNEEALNACHAIIKGGLTGIELTFTVPQADRVIKELVETYKDQQDVVIGAGTVLDAITARLAILAGAEYIVSPCFDQETAELCNLYQIPYLPGCMTIDEIKTALKSGVDIVKLFPGSAFGPSIISAFKAPMPHVNIMPTGGVSLENMQEWFEAGVITVGVGGNLLAPAAHGDFEEVTKVAQQYAAKMKEITR, from the coding sequence ATGAAAAAAATGGATATCTTATCTCGTTTGAAACAAGCGGGAGTTATTGCAGTCGTACGAGGAGCAACAAATGAAGAAGCACTGAATGCTTGTCACGCGATTATCAAAGGCGGACTAACTGGCATTGAGTTGACTTTCACCGTGCCACAAGCAGATCGAGTAATTAAAGAACTAGTAGAAACCTACAAAGACCAACAGGATGTGGTGATCGGTGCAGGGACAGTGTTGGATGCTATTACTGCGCGTTTAGCGATTTTAGCAGGTGCTGAGTATATCGTCAGCCCCTGTTTTGATCAGGAAACCGCAGAACTATGCAATTTATACCAAATCCCTTATTTACCAGGATGTATGACGATCGATGAAATCAAAACAGCGCTAAAAAGTGGCGTAGACATCGTCAAACTATTTCCTGGAAGTGCTTTCGGTCCAAGTATCATCTCTGCATTCAAAGCGCCGATGCCCCATGTCAATATCATGCCTACTGGTGGGGTCAGTTTAGAAAACATGCAAGAATGGTTTGAGGCAGGCGTGATCACTGTTGGTGTTGGTGGGAACTTGTTGGCTCCAGCAGCTCATGGAGATTTTGAGGAAGTGACAAAAGTCGCACAACAATATGCGGCAAAAATGAAAGAAATTACGAGGTAA
- a CDS encoding sugar phosphate isomerase/epimerase family protein yields the protein MMKLNLVARGHDLSHVQTVDDLAKKVTQQKISTLQLALSRSFPTLPSDGQAINAGMGQYMKNILAKEGISVGILSCYINMIHPDLFVRETVLRQFERYLQYAASFGATMVATETGSVSEAGYTEKNFSEEAFSQIVEAIRQLVRAGEKYRMMVGIEPGLNHPLYSLDRVAELIETIDSDYLGIILDPTNLITAENHHQQVGLVEEAFERFGEKICGLHLKDYLVSDEGKIIPADLGTGLIDYEAIVTIAQEHRPYLYIVLEETKDDALKHAVSILSHVTG from the coding sequence ATGATGAAATTAAACCTAGTCGCCAGAGGGCATGACTTGAGCCATGTACAAACCGTGGATGATTTAGCAAAAAAAGTGACTCAACAAAAAATTTCTACGCTACAATTGGCATTAAGTCGTTCATTTCCTACACTTCCATCAGATGGACAAGCCATCAATGCTGGAATGGGGCAATATATGAAAAATATTCTCGCAAAAGAAGGCATAAGTGTCGGTATCTTAAGCTGTTATATCAACATGATCCATCCTGATCTATTTGTTCGTGAAACGGTGCTTCGTCAATTTGAAAGATATCTCCAATATGCTGCAAGCTTCGGGGCGACGATGGTCGCAACCGAGACGGGGAGCGTGAGTGAAGCAGGTTATACAGAGAAGAACTTTTCGGAGGAGGCCTTTTCACAAATCGTTGAAGCGATTCGCCAGTTAGTGCGAGCTGGCGAAAAATATCGAATGATGGTCGGTATCGAACCAGGGTTGAATCATCCTTTGTATTCGCTTGATCGCGTAGCAGAGTTAATTGAAACAATCGATTCGGATTATCTGGGTATCATTTTAGATCCAACGAATTTGATCACTGCAGAAAATCATCACCAACAAGTTGGATTAGTTGAAGAAGCCTTTGAACGTTTTGGAGAAAAAATTTGCGGATTACATCTAAAAGACTACCTCGTTTCTGATGAAGGGAAGATTATCCCGGCTGATTTAGGTACGGGACTGATTGATTACGAAGCCATCGTAACAATCGCGCAGGAGCATCGTCCGTATCTTTATATCGTTTTAGAAGAAACAAAAGACGATGCGCTAAAGCACGCTGTCTCGATACTGAGTCACGTTACTGGATAA
- a CDS encoding sugar kinase, whose amino-acid sequence MGRVVTLGEIMLRLSTEQGQRLQDSDHFCAHYGGGEANVAISLANYGHMVSFMSKVPEHSLGLAVEKHLRSYGVDTSLLLKGGPRLGTYYMETGIGERAASVIYDRAGSSFAVMDRLEWSLEDCFKGVDLFHVSGITPALSENWRWLTKELMEAAKQAGCQISFDINYRGKLWTQQEAGKVLEQLLPLVDICSAGEMDALYLLGIAKAPETTVNPLIYYYEKMQERFPNIQTFYSTKRTVHSASENDLQGTLWMKDSYFESPLHQVTSIVDRVGGGDAFAGGLLHGILEEMQPQAIIDFATAASALKHTIHGDCNQFNQAEVASFITSGSGKIIR is encoded by the coding sequence ATGGGAAGAGTCGTGACACTCGGAGAAATCATGCTACGCTTGTCGACAGAACAGGGACAACGGTTACAAGACAGTGATCATTTTTGCGCGCATTATGGCGGTGGGGAAGCGAATGTCGCGATCTCATTAGCAAATTATGGACATATGGTTTCGTTCATGTCAAAAGTCCCAGAACATTCACTGGGTCTGGCAGTCGAAAAACACTTACGAAGCTATGGGGTAGATACTAGCCTACTGCTGAAAGGCGGCCCTCGGCTTGGCACATATTATATGGAAACAGGGATCGGTGAACGTGCGGCTTCAGTCATTTATGATCGTGCTGGTTCTAGTTTCGCGGTGATGGATCGCTTGGAATGGTCACTAGAGGATTGTTTTAAGGGAGTCGATCTATTCCATGTTTCAGGAATCACACCGGCATTATCAGAAAATTGGCGATGGCTGACAAAAGAACTTATGGAAGCAGCCAAACAAGCAGGTTGTCAAATCAGTTTTGATATCAATTATCGGGGCAAGCTGTGGACACAACAAGAAGCGGGTAAAGTGTTAGAACAATTATTACCACTCGTTGATATTTGTTCAGCGGGTGAGATGGATGCGCTTTATTTGTTAGGGATAGCAAAAGCACCTGAAACGACAGTAAATCCACTTATTTATTATTACGAAAAAATGCAAGAAAGATTTCCCAACATCCAAACGTTTTACTCAACCAAACGTACGGTGCATTCAGCGAGTGAAAATGATCTACAAGGTACCTTGTGGATGAAGGATAGCTATTTCGAATCGCCGCTTCATCAAGTCACTTCGATCGTTGATCGTGTGGGTGGAGGAGATGCGTTTGCTGGGGGATTGCTTCATGGAATTTTAGAAGAGATGCAACCACAAGCAATTATTGATTTTGCGACAGCAGCCTCTGCGTTGAAACACACGATTCATGGAGATTGCAACCAATTCAATCAAGCAGAAGTTGCTAGTTTTATCACTAGCGGTTCTGGAAAAATCATTCGATAA
- the kduI gene encoding 5-dehydro-4-deoxy-D-glucuronate isomerase — translation MQEMETRYTHSPEDIRHYSTEQLRNEFLVEKVFVPGKISLTYTHNDRMIFGGVTPTTHPLEIKLDKELGVTYFLERRELGVINIGGLGFIEIDGEKEEMKKQDGYYIGKETEHVVFSSVDPENPAKFYISSVPAHHKYPNVKISIDQVKPMETGEGVTLNERKIYQYIHPNVCESCQLQMGYTILEPGSSWNTMPCHTHERRMEAYVYFDYANEDTRVFHMMGKPDETKHLVVDNERAVISPSWSIHSGVGTSNYSFIWAMCGENITYTDMDMVSMDQLK, via the coding sequence ATGCAAGAAATGGAAACACGTTATACACATAGCCCAGAGGATATCCGTCATTATTCAACAGAACAATTGAGAAATGAATTTTTGGTAGAGAAAGTATTTGTTCCAGGGAAAATCAGTCTTACTTATACGCACAATGATCGTATGATCTTCGGCGGTGTAACACCAACAACTCATCCATTAGAAATCAAACTAGATAAAGAACTAGGTGTTACTTATTTCCTAGAACGTCGCGAGCTTGGTGTGATCAACATCGGCGGACTCGGATTCATTGAAATCGACGGTGAAAAAGAAGAAATGAAGAAACAAGATGGGTATTACATCGGTAAAGAAACGGAGCATGTAGTTTTCTCCTCGGTAGATCCAGAAAACCCTGCAAAATTTTACATCAGTTCTGTGCCAGCACATCACAAATATCCAAATGTAAAAATCAGCATCGATCAAGTGAAACCCATGGAAACAGGCGAAGGCGTCACATTGAATGAGCGCAAAATCTACCAATATATCCATCCAAACGTTTGTGAAAGCTGTCAATTACAGATGGGTTATACCATTTTAGAACCGGGTAGTTCATGGAACACGATGCCTTGTCATACACATGAACGTCGCATGGAAGCTTATGTTTACTTTGATTATGCAAATGAAGATACACGTGTGTTCCATATGATGGGTAAACCAGATGAAACCAAACATTTAGTCGTAGATAATGAACGAGCCGTGATTTCGCCAAGTTGGTCGATCCACTCAGGTGTTGGCACAAGCAATTATTCGTTTATCTGGGCAATGTGTGGTGAAAATATCACCTATACAGATATGGATATGGTATCAATGGATCAATTGAAATAG
- a CDS encoding AraC family transcriptional regulator, with protein MEKKHINGKEVNTMISDQYEIYHVKDIVSQNKTVYHHHDFYEIHATLEGEAIFYLDGRQFTIQSGNVLLIHSRDLHRIVRQSTDVFERVYMFITPAFLESRSTKWSNLSACFWPIGERRSRILHIEPQVLKEKLSFIDQTLDRKDYGADIRYEQALVEYLIFLNRMVQIEEHISEENFTVPNERLEKMLQFVAENLSEPLSLKQMEKEFFISKYHVTREFKKHTGFTFHQYVMKKKLLYSKQLLREYGNSSSVYSKCGFASYPHYLRAFKTEFGVTPKEFLKKDLAGAFVHYTHYEEENKDPF; from the coding sequence ATGGAGAAAAAACACATCAATGGAAAAGAAGTCAATACGATGATTTCTGATCAATATGAGATTTATCACGTGAAAGATATCGTTAGTCAAAATAAAACGGTCTATCATCATCATGATTTCTATGAGATCCATGCCACTTTGGAAGGAGAAGCCATTTTTTATTTAGATGGTCGTCAGTTTACGATCCAATCAGGAAATGTTTTATTGATCCATTCAAGAGATCTGCATCGGATCGTTCGTCAATCAACTGATGTATTCGAGCGTGTCTACATGTTTATCACCCCTGCATTCTTAGAGAGTCGTTCCACCAAGTGGTCCAATCTATCCGCCTGTTTTTGGCCGATTGGTGAACGCCGAAGCCGGATATTACATATTGAACCACAAGTACTAAAAGAAAAACTTTCTTTTATCGACCAAACGTTGGATCGAAAAGATTATGGTGCAGATATTCGTTATGAACAAGCGCTAGTCGAATATTTGATTTTTCTCAACCGTATGGTACAGATCGAAGAACATATTTCGGAAGAAAATTTCACTGTACCAAATGAACGGTTAGAAAAAATGCTCCAATTTGTCGCAGAGAATTTGAGTGAACCCCTCTCACTCAAACAAATGGAAAAAGAATTTTTCATCAGTAAATATCACGTGACTCGCGAATTCAAAAAACATACTGGTTTTACCTTTCATCAATACGTGATGAAGAAAAAACTACTTTATTCAAAACAACTATTAAGAGAGTACGGCAACTCAAGTTCCGTTTATAGTAAATGTGGTTTCGCTTCTTATCCTCACTATTTACGCGCATTCAAAACCGAATTTGGCGTAACTCCCAAAGAATTTTTGAAAAAAGATCTGGCAGGAGCGTTTGTTCATTATACGCATTATGAAGAAGAAAACAAAGATCCCTTTTAA
- the mvaD gene encoding diphosphomevalonate decarboxylase produces the protein MLSGKARAYTNIALIKYWGKKNEELILPMNNSLSLTLDAFYTETEVIFSDSFTDDLFYLDHELQTEAATKKVSRFLDLVRIQANTNKRAKVISHNFVPTAAGLASSASGLAALAGACNEALGLELDKQSLSRLARRGSGSACRSIFGGFVEWEKGHDDQTSYAQQIPSNGFEDELAMVFVLINDQQKDVSSRDGMRRTVKTSHFYQGWLDSVETDLRELKQAIAEKSFQKMGEIMERNGLKMHGTTLAANPPFTYWSPDSLKAMQTVRELRASGIPCYFTMDAGPNVKVLVEKKNQTAVQAKFIELFSRQQVILAHAGQGITIIE, from the coding sequence ATGCTTAGTGGTAAAGCCCGTGCTTATACAAATATCGCCTTGATCAAATATTGGGGCAAAAAAAATGAAGAATTGATTCTTCCGATGAACAACAGTTTATCTCTCACTCTCGATGCTTTCTACACAGAAACCGAAGTGATTTTTTCAGATTCGTTCACAGACGATCTGTTCTATTTAGATCATGAATTACAAACAGAAGCAGCCACCAAAAAAGTCAGTCGCTTCCTTGATCTTGTACGCATACAAGCGAATACAAACAAACGCGCAAAAGTGATCAGCCATAACTTTGTTCCAACAGCCGCAGGGTTAGCTTCCTCTGCAAGCGGTCTAGCTGCGTTAGCCGGCGCCTGTAATGAAGCCCTAGGACTAGAATTGGATAAACAATCCCTGTCCAGACTAGCTCGTCGCGGCTCTGGCTCTGCTTGTCGTAGTATTTTTGGTGGCTTCGTGGAATGGGAAAAAGGGCATGATGACCAAACTTCATATGCGCAACAAATCCCTTCTAATGGATTTGAAGACGAACTCGCCATGGTATTTGTATTGATCAATGATCAACAAAAAGATGTATCTAGTCGTGATGGAATGCGCCGAACAGTGAAAACTTCACATTTTTATCAAGGGTGGCTTGATTCAGTCGAAACAGATCTACGGGAGCTGAAACAAGCAATCGCTGAAAAATCGTTCCAAAAAATGGGCGAAATCATGGAGCGAAATGGGTTAAAAATGCACGGCACCACGTTAGCGGCTAATCCACCCTTCACCTACTGGTCTCCAGATAGTCTGAAGGCGATGCAAACGGTTCGTGAACTACGTGCTTCAGGCATTCCTTGCTATTTCACGATGGATGCAGGCCCAAACGTCAAAGTATTAGTTGAAAAGAAAAATCAAACGGCTGTTCAAGCAAAATTCATTGAATTATTTAGTCGTCAACAAGTGATTCTTGCTCATGCTGGGCAAGGAATCACGATTATTGAATAA
- a CDS encoding IclR family transcriptional regulator, producing MENKKPYGTVLIKASHILDYLAEHPDASLQEIAKGIDMTSSTALKILDTLSMIGYVNKNQEKNYRLGGKLVRYANKNIDQIDLVERTLPFLEKLQQTIDETIHLGILDNNEILYVNKLDPKNQTIRMSSKIGITRPLYSSAMGKAVLAHFTEEQYQQYIEQCPLVPFTEYTITNSLKLKKEIQQVKQTKIAFDDEEVEKDIFCIGTSLVHENQVVGAFSVSMPKYRLSEESKAQIIQTILQTKEEIEKTFEKS from the coding sequence ATGGAAAATAAAAAACCTTATGGGACCGTTTTAATCAAAGCTTCGCATATTTTAGATTATCTAGCAGAGCATCCAGATGCTTCATTACAAGAAATTGCAAAAGGTATCGACATGACGTCATCTACTGCATTAAAAATTTTAGATACGTTATCCATGATTGGTTATGTAAATAAAAATCAAGAAAAAAATTATCGTTTAGGTGGGAAACTGGTCCGATATGCAAACAAAAATATCGATCAAATCGATCTAGTTGAACGTACTTTGCCATTTTTGGAAAAACTACAACAAACAATTGATGAAACCATTCATCTAGGTATTTTAGACAACAACGAGATTCTCTATGTCAATAAGTTGGACCCTAAAAATCAAACGATCCGTATGTCTTCAAAAATCGGTATCACGAGACCTTTATATAGTTCAGCAATGGGGAAAGCCGTCTTGGCGCATTTTACGGAAGAGCAATATCAACAGTATATCGAACAATGTCCTCTGGTCCCCTTCACTGAATATACAATTACCAATTCTTTAAAACTAAAAAAAGAGATCCAGCAAGTTAAACAAACAAAAATCGCCTTCGATGATGAAGAAGTCGAAAAAGACATTTTTTGCATCGGTACCTCTTTAGTTCATGAGAACCAGGTGGTTGGAGCGTTTAGTGTCAGTATGCCGAAATACCGATTAAGTGAAGAAAGCAAGGCTCAAATCATTCAAACGATCCTGCAAACGAAAGAAGAAATCGAAAAAACTTTTGAAAAAAGCTAA
- a CDS encoding phosphomevalonate kinase has translation MVEVSAPGKLYIAGEYAVVETGHPAIIVAVDQFVTVTVKAARKVGSIQSAQYSEMPVRWTRRKGELILDIRENPFHYILAAIRLTEKYAQEKNILLSFYDLKVTSELDSSNGRKYGLGSSGAVAVATVRALNQFYALNLSQLEIFKIAALANLAVQDNGSCGDIAASCYGGWIAFSTFDHQWLKEQESSKTISELLALDWPGLSIESLHTPEDLRLLIGWTGSPASTSDLVDQVHRSREDKMAAYQQFLEDSTLCVNTMIQGFKENDVALIQEMIRKNRELLRDLSAITGVLIETPALNKLCCLAEQFEGAAKSSGAGGGDCGIVIVDQKSGILPLMSAWEEAEITPLPLHVYHQQKEDKL, from the coding sequence ATGGTTGAAGTATCTGCACCTGGAAAACTTTATATCGCTGGAGAATACGCAGTTGTCGAAACGGGGCATCCTGCAATCATCGTGGCAGTCGATCAATTCGTCACAGTAACAGTGAAAGCTGCTCGGAAAGTCGGGAGTATCCAATCTGCACAATATAGCGAAATGCCTGTGCGTTGGACAAGACGAAAAGGCGAACTCATTCTAGATATCCGTGAAAACCCGTTCCATTATATCCTTGCTGCTATACGTTTAACTGAGAAATATGCACAGGAAAAAAACATTCTTCTTTCATTTTATGACTTGAAGGTAACCAGTGAATTAGATAGCTCAAATGGTAGGAAGTATGGACTAGGTTCTAGTGGCGCAGTAGCGGTAGCGACTGTACGAGCATTGAACCAATTTTATGCACTGAATTTATCTCAGCTTGAGATTTTTAAAATTGCAGCCTTAGCTAATCTAGCTGTCCAAGACAATGGTTCTTGTGGTGATATTGCGGCTAGCTGTTATGGTGGTTGGATCGCCTTCTCCACTTTTGACCACCAATGGCTCAAAGAACAAGAATCAAGTAAAACGATCAGTGAATTATTAGCGCTCGATTGGCCTGGTTTATCTATTGAATCCTTACACACTCCGGAAGATCTCCGTTTATTGATTGGTTGGACTGGTAGTCCTGCCTCTACTTCCGACTTAGTGGACCAAGTACATCGCTCTCGTGAAGATAAAATGGCGGCGTATCAACAATTCCTTGAAGATAGTACGCTTTGCGTCAACACGATGATCCAAGGTTTTAAAGAAAACGACGTTGCTTTGATCCAAGAAATGATTCGTAAAAATCGTGAATTATTGCGTGATCTGTCTGCCATCACTGGCGTGTTGATTGAAACACCAGCATTAAATAAACTGTGTTGTTTAGCTGAACAATTTGAAGGCGCGGCGAAATCTTCTGGCGCTGGCGGTGGGGATTGTGGCATCGTGATCGTGGACCAAAAATCAGGTATCCTTCCACTGATGAGTGCTTGGGAAGAAGCTGAAATCACCCCGCTTCCATTACATGTCTACCATCAACAGAAAGAGGACAAGTTATGA